One genomic segment of Nitrospira sp. CR1.1 includes these proteins:
- the ruvB gene encoding Holliday junction branch migration DNA helicase RuvB, which yields MSDRTVSNQLTDDERGLEAALRPQSLREYVGQSRMKESLEICIEAAKRRGEALDHAIFYGPPGLGKTTIAHIIAREMGAAIRSTSGLVLSHAGDLAAILTNLQERDVLFIDEIHRLPASVEEALYPAMEDYQLDLVVGQGASTRTVKLELPRFTLVGATTRAGALTSPLRDRFGLVHRLEFYSSQELTSIVTRSAGLLSIPIDEAGAAEIARRARGTPRIVNRLIKRIRDYAEIKAGGRITQQVAQDALLWLAVDAAGLDEMDRRILLTVIEKFNGGPVGVDSLAAAVQEDKGTLEDVYEPYLIQAGFLERTGRGRQATRLAYEHFKKQKGLLPFSSETDSIATP from the coding sequence ATGTCCGACCGTACCGTGAGCAACCAACTGACCGACGACGAGCGCGGGCTTGAGGCGGCGCTACGCCCGCAGAGCTTGCGGGAATATGTCGGACAATCACGGATGAAGGAATCGCTGGAGATTTGCATCGAAGCGGCCAAGCGCCGTGGCGAGGCTTTGGATCACGCCATTTTTTATGGCCCGCCGGGCCTCGGCAAGACAACCATCGCGCACATTATTGCCAGGGAGATGGGGGCAGCCATCCGCTCGACCTCGGGTCTCGTTCTCAGCCATGCCGGAGATCTAGCGGCGATTTTGACGAATTTGCAGGAGCGGGATGTCCTGTTCATCGATGAAATTCACCGCCTGCCGGCATCGGTTGAGGAGGCGCTCTACCCGGCGATGGAGGACTACCAGCTTGATCTGGTCGTGGGGCAAGGCGCGTCGACCAGGACCGTCAAACTGGAATTGCCACGGTTCACCCTGGTGGGAGCCACGACGAGAGCCGGAGCCTTAACCTCGCCTCTGCGAGATCGGTTCGGGCTGGTCCACCGGTTGGAGTTCTATTCCTCTCAGGAACTGACGTCGATCGTCACGCGCTCCGCAGGGTTGCTCAGTATTCCGATCGACGAGGCCGGAGCGGCCGAGATCGCCCGACGGGCGCGCGGGACGCCGCGCATCGTCAATCGACTGATTAAGCGCATCCGGGACTATGCCGAGATCAAAGCGGGGGGCCGTATCACCCAACAGGTAGCGCAGGATGCCCTGCTCTGGTTGGCGGTTGATGCCGCCGGTTTGGATGAGATGGACCGGCGTATTCTGTTGACGGTGATCGAAAAGTTTAATGGTGGGCCGGTCGGGGTTGATTCCTTGGCGGCTGCGGTGCAGGAGGATAAGGGCACGTTGGAAGATGTCTATGAACCGTACCTGATCCAGGCGGGATTTTTGGAGCGCACCGGTCGAGGTCGCCAGGCCACCAGGTTGGCCTACGAGCATTTCAAAAAACAGAAAGGCCTTCTCCCATTTTCCAGTGAAACGGATTCCATCGCAACTCCTTGA
- the ruvA gene encoding Holliday junction branch migration protein RuvA yields the protein MIALLTGLVAFKAPSQVTLDVHGVGYEVLVPLSTYYSLPNQREPVTLSIHTHVREDAIQLFGFLTAAEKEAFLLLTGISGIGPKLGLSVLSTLSVRDLFAAIQAGDIERLGTVPGIGKKSAARIALELKDKVARLHPSGEPAGAGPGRSENPLYEDALSALVNLGYRQPDVKDALKRVEKSGVMTQGLEQVIREVLKDLAKG from the coding sequence ATGATCGCCTTACTGACAGGCCTCGTGGCCTTCAAGGCGCCCTCGCAAGTCACGCTCGATGTCCATGGCGTGGGCTATGAGGTCCTGGTTCCTCTGAGTACCTATTACTCATTGCCCAATCAGCGTGAGCCCGTGACGCTGAGCATCCATACGCATGTGCGGGAAGATGCCATCCAATTGTTCGGGTTTCTCACCGCAGCCGAGAAGGAAGCCTTTCTGTTGTTGACCGGCATTTCCGGTATCGGGCCGAAATTGGGGCTCAGTGTCCTGTCCACGCTTTCTGTGCGCGACCTGTTCGCTGCCATTCAGGCGGGCGATATTGAAAGGTTGGGGACTGTGCCGGGAATCGGCAAAAAGTCCGCGGCCAGGATTGCCCTGGAACTGAAAGACAAGGTGGCGCGTTTGCACCCATCCGGCGAGCCGGCGGGCGCTGGCCCTGGACGATCTGAAAATCCGCTCTACGAGGATGCCTTATCGGCGTTGGTGAATCTCGGTTATCGGCAGCCGGATGTGAAAGACGCGTTGAAGCGGGTGGAGAAATCGGGCGTGATGACGCAGGGGTTGGAGCAAGTGATTCGAGAGGTCCTTAAAGACCTGGCTAAGGGGTGA
- a CDS encoding YebC/PmpR family DNA-binding transcriptional regulator, protein MGGHSHWATIKRHKSAVDAKRGKVFTRIIRELTIAARSGGDPDGNPRLRLAIAKAKEANMPGDTMKKAIQRGTGELPGVTYEEFTLEGYGPGGTAVLMEITSDNRNRTVAEIRSLLTKNGGNMAEAGAVAWQFHKKGVLVVEKGKVEEDALLTIALEAGAEDVKVSDKTFEVLTSPHDFEAVKKALSDAKIEYTLAELNFIPQNTIALEEKAAEHMLKLMEILDEHDDVQKVHANFDISDEVMEKVAAATA, encoded by the coding sequence ATGGGTGGCCATAGTCATTGGGCAACAATCAAGCGGCATAAATCGGCGGTCGATGCCAAACGCGGCAAGGTTTTCACGCGCATCATCCGTGAGCTGACGATTGCGGCACGGTCCGGTGGGGACCCCGATGGGAACCCTCGCTTGCGATTGGCCATTGCCAAGGCCAAAGAAGCCAACATGCCCGGCGACACCATGAAAAAGGCCATCCAGCGAGGCACCGGCGAATTACCCGGTGTGACGTATGAAGAATTCACACTCGAAGGGTATGGTCCCGGCGGGACCGCCGTCCTGATGGAAATTACTTCCGACAACCGGAATCGCACGGTCGCTGAAATCCGCAGCCTGCTGACCAAGAATGGCGGCAATATGGCAGAGGCCGGGGCCGTCGCCTGGCAATTCCATAAGAAAGGCGTCCTGGTTGTCGAAAAGGGCAAGGTTGAGGAAGATGCGCTCCTCACGATTGCCCTGGAAGCCGGTGCGGAAGATGTGAAGGTCAGCGATAAGACGTTTGAAGTCCTGACCAGCCCGCATGATTTCGAGGCCGTCAAGAAAGCGCTGAGCGACGCGAAAATCGAGTATACGCTTGCCGAATTAAACTTCATTCCCCAGAATACGATTGCGTTGGAGGAAAAGGCCGCGGAACACATGTTAAAGCTCATGGAAATTCTCGATGAGCACGACGATGTGCAGAAGGTCCATGCGAACTTTGACATCTCCGACGAGGTCATGGAGAAAGTTGCCGCCGCCACCGCGTAA
- a CDS encoding protochlorophyllide oxidoreductase encodes MDDSKNDSPNGIAWTKDAEQRMDNIPDFIRPMARREIERIAKERGLVEITAQVMDEAKEKFMKFM; translated from the coding sequence ATGGATGATTCCAAAAACGACTCCCCGAACGGGATCGCGTGGACGAAGGATGCCGAGCAGCGGATGGATAATATCCCGGACTTCATTCGTCCCATGGCGCGCCGGGAGATTGAGCGGATCGCCAAGGAGCGAGGCCTGGTCGAGATCACGGCTCAGGTCATGGACGAGGCCAAAGAGAAGTTCATGAAGTTTATGTAG
- a CDS encoding P-loop NTPase has protein sequence MTMAAGKDLKSILTKLQYSDDAKVVQQITAQMKQVQARMAGIKQKLVVMSGKGGVGKSMTTVNLALAFARQGAKVGLLDVDLNGPCVPRMMGLHGQSLTMTPDGAQPPVGPLGIKVASMDFFLGDASPVRWKGPMDLSPVWLGLMEMNVIREFLADVVWGELDYLLADLPPGAAADKPPVIAGFIPDLAGAIVVTTPSEVASDVVQKSVTYARDMGIRVLGIVENMSEYRCPSCGAENELFEGNTEAMCEVLDLPLLGRIPFDRTLAKTFDKGQPLLDPDYPTVRKYQEIVGRIQSLLDYKKVLAEKL, from the coding sequence ATGACCATGGCGGCCGGAAAGGATCTCAAGTCGATCCTGACAAAACTCCAGTATTCTGACGACGCAAAAGTCGTCCAGCAGATCACCGCGCAGATGAAGCAGGTGCAGGCTCGAATGGCCGGCATCAAGCAGAAGCTGGTGGTGATGAGCGGAAAAGGCGGAGTCGGTAAAAGCATGACCACCGTCAATCTTGCCTTGGCGTTCGCGCGTCAGGGAGCCAAGGTCGGGTTGCTCGATGTGGATTTGAATGGTCCCTGCGTGCCGCGAATGATGGGGCTGCATGGGCAGTCGTTAACCATGACGCCGGATGGGGCTCAGCCTCCGGTCGGGCCGCTCGGTATCAAAGTCGCGTCGATGGATTTTTTCCTGGGCGACGCCTCGCCGGTCCGGTGGAAGGGGCCGATGGACTTGAGCCCGGTCTGGCTGGGTTTGATGGAAATGAACGTGATTCGCGAATTTCTCGCCGATGTGGTCTGGGGCGAACTGGATTATCTTCTGGCTGATTTGCCCCCCGGCGCAGCTGCGGATAAGCCACCCGTGATTGCCGGATTTATTCCCGATTTGGCCGGTGCGATTGTCGTGACCACGCCCTCCGAAGTTGCATCCGATGTGGTGCAGAAATCCGTCACCTACGCCAGGGACATGGGGATCCGGGTGTTGGGTATCGTAGAAAATATGAGCGAATATCGGTGTCCGTCCTGCGGCGCTGAAAATGAGCTGTTTGAGGGGAATACCGAGGCGATGTGCGAGGTGCTGGACCTGCCGTTGTTGGGGCGCATTCCCTTCGACCGCACACTCGCGAAAACATTCGATAAGGGGCAGCCGCTCCTTGATCCCGACTATCCGACGGTCCGGAAATACCAGGAGATTGTCGGGCGGATTCAATCGTTGCTGGATTACAAAAAAGTCCTGGCGGAGAAGCTCTAA
- a CDS encoding adenylyl-sulfate kinase, with product MTQHDQTKPQESLNIVIVGHVDHGKSTLVGRLYADTGSLPEGKLEKVQAICRQQGKEFEYAFLFDAFLEEQEQGITIDTARTFFIWNGRQYIIIDAPGHKEFLKNMISGAARAEAALLLIDALEGVREQSKKHGYLLSLLGVTQFAVVVNKMDLVGYRQDVFDGIEKEYREFLGQFRAVPQQMIPVSAKMGDNIATRSSHMNWYQGPTVLETLALFKKEQVRTEQPLRFPLQDVYKFDARRILAGRITAGRLKVGDQLVFSPSNKTAMVQSIEGFNVDPPQSEAQAGQSVGITLDEQIFVERGEIASHRDSVPLVSTAVRVNLFWMGRRPLEKGRKYMLRLATREAACEVAVIHRIIDTADLAQLQESQSVARNQVAELTLRVKSPLAFDLSSSFESTGRFVLVDEYDISGGGIITELVHDEQEGLREEARQREYAWLTGDVRSEDRALQYGHRAAIVLFTGSAQTGKTFLARRVEALLVADSRHAYLLEGENLLQGLDADLSAADPSFASERVRRYGEVARLLIDTGLIVVSTSKTFGINYQRMAEMIRTLVQPAPVIAVHMSRAGEEPPPNTDLHFAGPQDFDAAARQILEELKRRGVLMQPSGTKSTIQYSI from the coding sequence ATGACACAGCACGACCAGACTAAGCCGCAAGAAAGCCTCAACATCGTCATTGTGGGCCACGTCGATCACGGGAAATCCACGCTGGTGGGCCGCCTGTATGCCGACACCGGTTCGTTGCCGGAAGGCAAATTGGAAAAGGTGCAGGCCATTTGCCGGCAACAGGGCAAAGAGTTTGAGTATGCGTTCCTGTTTGATGCGTTTTTGGAAGAGCAGGAGCAAGGCATCACGATTGATACGGCGCGCACGTTTTTTATCTGGAACGGGCGCCAGTACATTATCATCGACGCCCCGGGGCATAAGGAGTTCCTGAAGAACATGATTTCGGGAGCTGCCCGGGCTGAAGCCGCCCTCCTGCTGATCGATGCCTTGGAAGGGGTGCGCGAACAATCGAAGAAACACGGGTATCTGCTGTCTCTCCTGGGCGTGACACAGTTCGCGGTCGTCGTCAATAAAATGGATCTGGTCGGCTATCGACAAGATGTGTTCGATGGCATCGAGAAGGAATATCGGGAGTTTCTTGGTCAGTTCCGGGCGGTGCCGCAACAGATGATTCCGGTCAGCGCGAAGATGGGTGACAACATCGCCACGCGCAGCAGCCATATGAACTGGTATCAGGGCCCCACCGTCCTGGAGACGCTGGCGCTCTTCAAGAAAGAGCAGGTCCGCACAGAGCAGCCGCTCCGGTTCCCGCTGCAGGACGTCTATAAGTTCGATGCGCGGCGGATTTTGGCCGGACGTATCACGGCGGGACGTTTGAAAGTCGGCGACCAGCTCGTGTTTTCCCCCTCGAACAAAACGGCGATGGTGCAATCGATTGAAGGCTTTAACGTCGACCCGCCGCAGAGCGAGGCCCAGGCCGGTCAATCGGTCGGCATTACGCTCGACGAGCAGATTTTTGTGGAGCGCGGAGAAATTGCGTCGCATCGGGACTCGGTTCCGCTGGTTTCCACGGCGGTCCGGGTGAATTTATTCTGGATGGGCCGGCGGCCGCTTGAGAAAGGGCGGAAGTACATGCTGCGGCTGGCCACGCGGGAAGCCGCCTGCGAGGTGGCGGTCATTCATCGCATCATCGACACTGCCGACCTGGCGCAGCTGCAGGAGAGCCAATCCGTAGCCCGAAATCAGGTGGCCGAATTGACCCTGCGTGTGAAATCGCCGCTTGCGTTTGACTTGTCGTCCTCGTTCGAATCGACAGGCCGCTTCGTGTTGGTGGATGAGTATGACATTTCGGGCGGCGGGATCATCACCGAATTGGTGCACGACGAGCAGGAGGGATTGCGGGAAGAGGCGCGGCAGCGGGAATATGCCTGGCTGACCGGCGATGTCCGCTCAGAAGATCGGGCGCTGCAGTATGGGCATCGCGCGGCTATTGTACTGTTTACCGGCTCGGCGCAAACGGGCAAGACGTTCCTCGCACGGCGGGTTGAAGCCTTGCTCGTGGCCGATAGCCGGCATGCCTATTTGTTGGAGGGTGAAAACCTCCTGCAGGGACTCGACGCGGATTTATCTGCCGCCGACCCCTCGTTTGCCTCCGAACGCGTGCGTCGATATGGCGAAGTCGCCCGATTGTTGATCGATACAGGCCTGATTGTCGTCTCGACCAGTAAAACATTCGGCATCAATTATCAGCGCATGGCGGAGATGATACGGACGCTGGTTCAACCGGCCCCGGTGATAGCGGTCCACATGAGCAGGGCAGGGGAAGAACCGCCACCGAATACCGATTTGCACTTCGCGGGTCCGCAGGATTTCGATGCTGCTGCCCGTCAGATCCTGGAGGAGTTGAAGCGGCGGGGGGTGCTCATGCAACCATCCGGCACGAAGTCCACCATCCAATATTCCATCTAG
- the cysD gene encoding sulfate adenylyltransferase subunit CysD, with translation MKHLRQLEDQSVYILREAYKHFNHLAMLWSMGKDSTVLLWLARKAFFGHVPFPLLHVDTSYKIPAMIEYRDRIAREWRLNLVVGQNKEALAAGMNHTLGRDVCCTALKTNAMKNLVEEKGYTGIILGVRADEDSTRAKERYFSPRDKHGDWDFRDQPPELWDQFKTTFPPGTHIRIHPLLDWTEINIWEYIKHENIPFMDLYLDRGDGTRYRSLGCAPCTMPIKSTAKTVDEIIVELRKSNVAERAGRAQDAGRGMEMLRKKGYM, from the coding sequence ATGAAACATTTGCGTCAACTTGAAGACCAAAGCGTCTACATCCTTCGCGAAGCCTACAAGCACTTCAATCACCTCGCCATGCTGTGGTCGATGGGGAAGGATTCGACGGTCCTGCTGTGGCTGGCTCGCAAGGCCTTTTTCGGGCATGTGCCCTTTCCCTTACTGCACGTGGATACGAGTTACAAAATCCCGGCGATGATCGAATACCGTGACCGGATTGCGCGTGAATGGCGCCTCAATCTGGTGGTGGGTCAGAATAAAGAAGCCCTGGCCGCGGGGATGAATCATACGTTAGGGCGGGATGTCTGCTGTACGGCCTTGAAGACGAATGCCATGAAGAATCTTGTCGAGGAAAAGGGCTATACCGGAATCATCCTCGGTGTTCGTGCGGACGAAGACAGCACCAGAGCAAAGGAGCGCTATTTTTCGCCGCGTGACAAGCATGGTGATTGGGATTTTCGCGATCAGCCGCCTGAATTGTGGGATCAGTTCAAGACCACCTTCCCGCCGGGGACGCACATCCGGATTCATCCGCTTCTCGATTGGACCGAGATCAATATCTGGGAATACATCAAGCACGAGAACATTCCTTTCATGGATCTCTACCTCGACAGGGGGGATGGCACACGCTATCGCAGCCTCGGCTGCGCACCCTGTACCATGCCTATCAAGTCGACGGCGAAAACGGTGGATGAAATTATTGTCGAACTGCGCAAAAGCAATGTGGCTGAACGGGCCGGCCGCGCGCAGGATGCGGGGCGAGGCATGGAAATGCTTCGCAAGAAGGGCTACATGTAA
- the trpD gene encoding anthranilate phosphoribosyltransferase gives MQHLLAKVAKGQKTSKDLTWEEAKQAMRLMIEGTATQAQIGAFLTAMRFKSESVTELAAFTATARQYVPPVPVRSGLGVVDVPVYGGKRETFHAIVPAAIIAAAAGAVVLLHGVDGPADRWGVSAVLKLLGIPTDQTAKLVGPELERKGLAYLDLALYHPPVSRFLEMRQELGVRNFFHPVARMLNPARARSQVIGLSHPPYFEKTVEALRMLSCPRALVIRGVEGDPELSIGNSTRLLELKDERITPFTFQPKDAGLAMATFREMAGFPAEQREREADLIKRLVANEIQGGQRDWVLLNAAMLLYAAGKGTSITGNLAAARSALESGQAKAKLAELIAGVGTEAGAGSKIGLSA, from the coding sequence ATGCAACATCTGCTCGCCAAAGTCGCCAAAGGTCAAAAGACGTCTAAAGATCTCACGTGGGAAGAAGCCAAACAGGCCATGCGCCTGATGATCGAAGGGACCGCCACGCAGGCTCAGATCGGCGCGTTTTTAACGGCCATGCGTTTCAAGTCCGAGTCGGTCACGGAGTTGGCCGCGTTCACCGCCACTGCCAGGCAGTATGTTCCGCCGGTCCCGGTCCGTTCCGGACTCGGAGTGGTGGACGTGCCGGTGTATGGGGGAAAGCGGGAAACATTTCACGCGATTGTTCCCGCCGCGATTATTGCGGCGGCGGCTGGCGCGGTGGTGTTGCTTCATGGCGTGGATGGACCTGCCGATCGGTGGGGCGTCTCGGCAGTACTGAAGCTCCTGGGTATTCCTACCGATCAGACCGCCAAGCTCGTCGGGCCTGAACTGGAAAGGAAGGGATTGGCCTATCTGGATTTGGCGCTGTACCACCCGCCGGTGAGCCGGTTCCTCGAAATGCGGCAGGAATTGGGCGTGCGTAATTTCTTCCACCCGGTGGCGAGAATGCTCAATCCTGCTCGTGCCCGCTCCCAGGTGATCGGGCTCTCGCATCCGCCCTATTTTGAAAAGACGGTCGAAGCGTTGCGTATGCTCAGTTGTCCGCGCGCACTGGTGATCCGCGGTGTCGAAGGCGATCCGGAGCTTTCCATCGGCAACTCAACCCGTCTCCTGGAACTCAAAGACGAACGCATCACACCCTTCACCTTTCAGCCCAAAGACGCCGGGCTGGCCATGGCGACATTCCGCGAAATGGCAGGGTTCCCGGCGGAGCAGCGTGAGCGGGAAGCCGATTTGATCAAGCGGTTAGTCGCGAACGAGATTCAGGGTGGGCAACGAGACTGGGTGTTGCTGAATGCAGCCATGTTGCTCTATGCGGCCGGCAAGGGGACGTCGATCACCGGAAATCTAGCGGCAGCTCGCAGCGCATTGGAGTCCGGCCAGGCCAAGGCCAAATTAGCAGAGCTGATCGCAGGAGTCGGGACGGAAGCAGGAGCAGGGTCGAAGATCGGCCTCTCCGCCTAA
- a CDS encoding phosphoadenylyl-sulfate reductase: MNETQQPAERPSGAELKALSDSFEDKQPWDVLAYALKTYQQRIVLACSFGAEDVALVDMVHRIDPEAPLFYLDTDFLFPETFDVRDRIVARYGLKPAQVIQMKSLLTPEQQAAQHGAALWASKPDQCCDLRKIEPLTRILGRYRAWITGIRRDQALTRANAGLIEWDKKFNLVKVNPLAKWSSEQVWTYLQLHEVPYNTLHDRNYPSIGCTHCTAPVLPGDDPRSGRWKNFGKTECGLHK, translated from the coding sequence GTGAACGAAACACAGCAGCCCGCTGAACGACCCTCCGGCGCAGAACTGAAGGCCCTCAGCGATTCGTTTGAAGACAAGCAGCCCTGGGACGTGCTGGCGTACGCCTTGAAGACGTATCAGCAACGGATTGTGTTGGCGTGCAGTTTCGGGGCTGAAGATGTGGCGCTGGTCGATATGGTGCATCGGATCGATCCGGAAGCGCCGCTCTTCTACCTCGATACCGATTTTCTGTTCCCGGAAACGTTCGATGTGCGGGATCGCATTGTCGCGCGATATGGACTTAAACCGGCGCAGGTGATTCAGATGAAGTCGCTCTTGACGCCGGAGCAGCAGGCTGCCCAACATGGGGCGGCCCTCTGGGCGAGCAAGCCTGACCAGTGCTGCGATCTGAGAAAAATCGAGCCATTGACCCGCATTCTCGGGCGTTACAGGGCGTGGATTACCGGCATCAGGCGGGATCAGGCCCTGACCAGGGCCAATGCGGGGCTGATCGAGTGGGATAAGAAGTTCAACCTTGTCAAAGTGAATCCCCTGGCCAAGTGGAGTAGTGAGCAGGTGTGGACGTACCTCCAACTCCATGAGGTGCCGTACAACACATTGCACGACCGCAACTATCCCAGCATCGGTTGCACGCATTGCACCGCGCCTGTCCTTCCGGGAGACGATCCGCGTTCCGGTCGGTGGAAAAATTTCGGCAAGACCGAATGCGGACTGCACAAATAA
- a CDS encoding HEPN domain-containing protein gives MIGSHTEALRPTVKNEPIPAHIVEEIETFEAETQRVLAGDLSTDIFKPFRLQYGIYGQRQPGVQMVRIKIPFGGLTANQLRRVAELADQFATGVGHVTTRQDIQLHFVELKHVPEMMRQLASVGLTTREACANTVRNVTACHLAGVCQGEVFDVTPYAKTVAYHLLRNPLNQSLPRKFKIALSGCRQDCALTPIHDIGLLAAKRADGTIGFRMVAGGGLGSTPRMAQVLREFTPMDELLPTIEAVIKVFDTLGNRKNRNKARMKFVIEKLGFDEFKRRWEAAYAAMGYAVPTHEPITLLEYADTPPLLMPTKAPSSTNGNGNGAASRNGAESAFEAWKRTNVVPQRQPGFAAAAIKLPMGDLTGEQMWAVADLAERYSNGNIRTTINQNVMIRWIQEERLSAFYEELVGHSLGDPGAELVEDIIACPGTDTCGLGITSSKGMARALAEVFPAGQVPEDLRDVSVKISGCHNSCAQHHIATIGLHGVGKRLGEHTAPHYELHLGGHVDGTPKIGQLVVKLPAKSVPAAVRHLVDVYRRDRKSGESLQAFIGRVGKNVLKDELISYTIVPPHDQDPTYYYDWEGEAEFVLEDLGPGECAGGALEMIDDRMLEADQELYQAKLLVEKHQYALSVNKSYRAVLAAAKGLLVTEGIDPATDAETFQEFDVRLASKGIVPATYQNLGAQVGDLGSKDATAEAANEKMAFAKRFLSVCRAATEQMGKDLKLAQVKEEAVPTAAPAVPAVPAAPAPVAAAQASVYDLRGVACPMNYVKTKLKLEMMDNGEQLEVWLDAGEPIRNVPMSLRNDGHKILTEGPLEPEAKHFKILVEKVEG, from the coding sequence ATGATAGGTAGTCACACAGAAGCTCTGCGTCCCACAGTGAAGAACGAGCCCATCCCCGCCCATATTGTCGAAGAAATCGAGACGTTCGAGGCTGAAACCCAACGTGTGCTGGCCGGCGATCTCTCGACCGACATTTTCAAGCCTTTCCGGCTGCAGTATGGCATTTACGGCCAACGGCAGCCGGGCGTGCAGATGGTCCGGATCAAAATTCCGTTCGGCGGACTGACGGCCAATCAGTTGCGGCGAGTCGCCGAACTGGCCGACCAGTTCGCCACCGGTGTGGGGCATGTGACGACACGCCAGGACATTCAGCTGCATTTCGTGGAGCTCAAGCATGTCCCCGAAATGATGCGTCAGCTCGCCTCCGTTGGGCTGACGACTCGCGAAGCCTGCGCCAACACGGTGCGCAATGTGACGGCCTGCCATTTGGCCGGGGTGTGCCAGGGCGAGGTGTTTGATGTGACGCCCTATGCGAAAACGGTGGCCTATCATCTCCTTCGCAATCCGCTCAATCAGAGCCTTCCGCGAAAGTTTAAGATCGCGCTCTCAGGCTGCCGGCAGGATTGCGCGCTCACGCCTATTCACGACATCGGCTTGCTGGCGGCGAAGCGGGCGGATGGAACCATCGGGTTCCGGATGGTGGCCGGCGGTGGCTTGGGATCGACCCCGCGCATGGCTCAAGTGCTCCGGGAATTTACGCCGATGGACGAATTGCTGCCGACCATCGAAGCGGTGATTAAAGTGTTTGATACGTTGGGGAACCGCAAGAATCGGAATAAGGCCCGCATGAAGTTCGTTATCGAGAAGCTCGGGTTTGACGAGTTCAAGCGCCGGTGGGAAGCGGCCTATGCGGCCATGGGGTATGCGGTGCCGACACATGAACCGATCACGTTGCTGGAGTACGCCGATACGCCGCCGTTGTTGATGCCGACGAAAGCGCCGAGCAGCACCAACGGAAACGGGAACGGCGCCGCATCGCGCAACGGAGCCGAGTCGGCCTTTGAAGCGTGGAAGCGGACCAATGTCGTGCCTCAACGGCAGCCAGGATTTGCCGCGGCGGCGATCAAACTGCCGATGGGCGATCTGACCGGCGAGCAAATGTGGGCGGTGGCCGACCTGGCCGAACGATACTCCAATGGAAATATCCGCACCACTATCAATCAGAACGTGATGATCCGGTGGATTCAAGAGGAACGGCTGAGCGCATTTTATGAGGAACTCGTGGGGCACAGCCTGGGCGATCCCGGCGCCGAGCTTGTCGAGGACATCATTGCTTGCCCCGGCACGGATACATGCGGCTTGGGGATCACTTCGTCAAAGGGCATGGCTCGTGCGTTGGCTGAAGTCTTTCCTGCCGGTCAGGTGCCGGAAGATCTGCGAGATGTCAGCGTCAAAATCAGCGGCTGCCATAATTCCTGTGCCCAGCATCATATTGCGACCATCGGGCTCCACGGAGTCGGCAAGCGTCTCGGCGAACACACCGCGCCTCACTATGAACTGCACCTGGGGGGCCATGTAGACGGCACGCCGAAGATCGGGCAACTCGTGGTGAAGTTGCCGGCGAAGAGTGTTCCGGCGGCGGTGCGCCATCTGGTCGACGTGTATCGCCGGGACCGGAAGTCCGGTGAAAGTTTGCAGGCATTCATCGGGCGGGTCGGAAAAAACGTCCTGAAGGACGAACTCATTTCGTATACGATCGTTCCGCCGCATGATCAGGATCCGACCTACTATTACGATTGGGAAGGCGAAGCGGAATTTGTGTTGGAGGATTTAGGTCCCGGCGAGTGCGCAGGCGGAGCCTTGGAGATGATCGACGACCGCATGTTGGAGGCCGATCAGGAACTCTATCAAGCAAAATTGCTCGTGGAGAAACATCAATACGCTCTCTCGGTGAACAAATCGTACCGTGCCGTGCTGGCGGCGGCCAAGGGGCTGCTGGTGACCGAAGGGATCGATCCGGCGACCGATGCCGAGACATTTCAGGAATTCGACGTGCGTTTGGCGAGCAAAGGCATCGTGCCGGCGACGTATCAGAATCTTGGCGCGCAAGTCGGCGATTTGGGATCAAAGGATGCGACGGCCGAGGCCGCGAATGAAAAAATGGCCTTCGCCAAGCGGTTTCTCTCGGTCTGCCGGGCTGCCACCGAGCAGATGGGGAAAGATCTAAAGTTAGCCCAGGTGAAGGAAGAAGCCGTGCCGACTGCGGCTCCTGCGGTTCCTGCGGTTCCTGCCGCACCCGCACCAGTTGCCGCGGCTCAGGCGTCTGTGTACGACCTGCGCGGCGTGGCCTGCCCGATGAACTACGTGAAGACGAAATTGAAATTGGAGATGATGGACAATGGCGAGCAGCTCGAAGTCTGGCTGGATGCCGGGGAACCCATACGGAACGTGCCGATGAGCTTGCGCAATGACGGCCACAAGATCCTGACAGAAGGGCCGTTGGAGCCAGAAGCCAAACATTTCAAGATTCTTGTGGAAAAAGTCGAGGGGTAA